AATGATCGCGGACATCGACTCCGCCACGGAGTACGTGCATGTGGAGTTCTACATTCTGGCGTTGGATCCCACTACGACTCCGTTCTTCGAGGCCATGGCCAGAGCACGCGCGCGTGGCGTGGCGGTCAGGGTCCTGTTCGATCATTTGGCGGCGGTGCGTGATCCCACGTATCGGGACATGCTGCGCGCTTTTGAGGGGATGGGCGCCGAATGGCATGCCATGCTCCCCCTCCGACCGTTCAAGGGACAATGGCAACGCCCGGACCTGCGCAACCACCGCAAGCTGGTGGTGGTGGATGGAAGGGTGGGTTACACGGGTTCGCAAAACCTCATCGACGTGTCCTACAACAAGAAAAGCAACGTCAGGCGCGGGCTCCAATGGCACGAACTGATGGTGCGGTTGGAAGGGCCAGTGGTGCGCGAGCTCAACGCCGTGTTCGTCACTGACTGGTACAGCGAATCCGAGACCCTGCTGCCGCTGGACACCTCCCCGGTTGTCCTCGGTTCCGCGCCCGAGCTCATCGACGCCCAGATCCTGCCGAGCGGCCCCAGCTTCGACAATGACAACAACCTCAAGCTGTACACCACGCTCATCTACAAGGCCGAGCATCGCGTCAGCATCACCAGCCCCTACTTCGTGCCCGACGAAGCCATCCAGTTGGCCATCATTACGGCCGCCTCCCGGGGCCTCAGCGTGGAGCTCTTTGTGTCCGAAGTGGGCGACCAAGCCATGGTTTATCACGCACAGCGTTCCTACTACGAAGTGTTGCTGCGGGCCGGTGTCCGCATCTACCTCTACAAGGCCCCGCAGGTCCTGCACGCCAAGCACTTCACAGTGGATTACGACGTCGCCGTGATCGGCTCAAGCAATATGGATGTACGCTCTTTCAGCCTCAACATGGAAGTCTCCGTGCTGGTTCACGGACGCTCCATCGTGGACCAAATGCGGGCTGTTGAAGACAGCTACCGGGAGGCCAGCACGGAGTTGCTGCTGGAGGATTGGCTCCGGCGCCCAGTGGGCCACGTGGCACTGGATAACCTGGCCCGACTGACGTCGTCGCTTCAGTAGCCGCTCACGTCACTAGCCCGGCTGGGTTAAGTCAGTCGTCCAGCTGGAGATACCACGTCACGCCGGCACTGATACCCCTGCCCAGCAGCAGCGAGAAAGCTATTGCGACGACCACTGCGAATTCGGTGGACAAGCCAGGCAAAAGCCCTGAAAGGGCACCAATGCCAACGGAGTATGCGGACCACAGGATGCCGGCAGCCACTGAATAAAGGATGAACCTTCCCCGCGGAACGGGCGTGATGGCGCTGGCCACGTTCATGGTGAGCCGCCCCAAGGGAACGAACCTGGACGTCAGGACCCACGACGCTGCGTGCTTGGCTAAGCGCTCCCGGGAAGCGTGCAGGGCCTTCTGGGTCCGGGGGCCACGGAGTATCCTCCAGTTGGCCATATCCCGGTGCCGGACCAGTTCATACGCCCCCACATCGCCGGCCACGGCACCGGCCAGCATCGCCACCACCAACAAGAACCCGTTCGGAAGGTTATCCGTCGCTGAAAGAGCTCCCAATGCCACAAACAGGGACGTCGTGGGAATTGGCGGGAAGACGGCAGACAACGCCACGAAGATCGCTCCGAGCGGGTAGACCCACCCGGAATCCGCGGCGCTCATGATGTCCTTAAAAGCCTGCACGGTGAAACCCCTCTCCCGGGCCTCCTCCCAGCGTCTCACGGCCGCCAAGATCATCCTTACGTCCTGGAGTCGCCACGCGGATCGCCTTTACCGGGTGAATCCTCGATACCCCGCCCTACACTGAAGGAGTGGACGACCAAGGTGGTACCCGCCCGGACCTCTTGAGCCTGAAGCCAACTGCGGTCCCCCGGCTGCCCTTGGTCCTGCTGGCTCGATCCCGACTCGTGGCCAAGCTCGACGACACGGCCGATACCGTCCTCATCTGCGCCCCTGCCGGGTACGGAAAAACACTGCTACTGAGCCAGTGGCTGGAAGATCAGGCACACAAGGTGGCGTGGCTCAGCCCCAACCAACACAACAGGGAAGCGCTTTGGCCCGCGATGTTGCAGGCGCTGAGGCGATCCCCGGCCATCCCGCCCGGTGCACTCAGGCAATTTTCCGGAGACGAAGAAGATGCCGTGGAAGTCCTGGGTGACCTGGCCCAGGAGCTGGCCTCCACCGGCACCAGCGTTCGCCTGGTCATCGACGGAGTGGACGGCTTCAGTTCCGATGAACGCGAGCGTTGGATTCCGGCGCTGCTCAACCAATCCGGACCACCCATCCAGCTGGCACTCGTTGCACGGGACAGCACTGCGGTTGATGCCGGACCTGCCCGGCTCAGCGGCCGCATCGTGGAACTGCGCTCGAGTGACCTGGCTTTCAGTCTTGAGGAGATCAACGTACTGGCAGCAAAGACGACCACCCTGACGGGGATGCACCAACGGCGCGAGCTGTTCAGGCAGACCGCGGGCTGGCCTGCCTGTGTAGTCCTCGCGCTGCGTTACCTGCGCGAAGCCGCCGATACCGAGGCCCCCTTGGGTGACATCGCTGCCAACAACCGGCAGCTCTCCGATTACCTGGACCACCACATCATCCGCACCCTTTCCGGTGAAGAACGGCATGTCCTTTCCAGTACCAGTGTGTGCCGCGTGGTGGTTGCTGCTCAGGCCAATACCCTTGCAGGCCACCGGAACGCCGGAAGCATCCTCTCCAGCTTGGCCGATGACCGCGACCTTGTTGAATCGGCAGGTAGCGGGCGGAAAGTCTTCCTGGTCCATCCCCTGATCCGTGCGTTCTTCAGGGCCGAACTAGCCCGGAAGCAGCCAGACGAACTACTCCGCTTCAGCCGGATCGCCGCCCAGTGGCATGAGCAGGCCGGCGAACCCGAAGCGACGCTCAGGCACGCCATGGACTCGGCGGACAACGGCCTGATCGGCGAAGTCCTTGAACGGCACGGCGCATCACTCCTGGGGTCCGGTGAAGTCATGCAGGTCCGCCGTGCGATAGCGGCTTTGCCCGATGCCGCCTTCGCCACGAACCCCACGCTCTGCGTGGTTGCCGCCCTGGCACACGTGGAAAGCCGTCAGCCCACCACCGCAACCCGCTACATGGCCGCGGCTAACCGAACCCGGGCAGACGACTTACCTCCCGATCTCCGCGAACTGCAGGCATTGGCAAAAGCACGCCTTTCCTGGTTCAACGATGGCTGGGAAGACCAGGACCCGCAAGCCACGGCGGACTACGCTGCCCTCCGTTTCTCGAGGCAAAGTGATGTCCGCATCGAGGCGAGAATGGTCAGCGTCACCGCCGCACTGGTGGAAGGGAAATATGGAACCGCGGAGAACGAGGCTTCCGCCGCCCTGATGGAGGCCACCGAGGCGGGCAACGCCTACCTCGCCGGCAAGGTGTACCTCAAACTCGCCGCCACCTACTCCATGCAAGGCCAGCTACGCCGTGCCAGTCACTTCCTGCGGCTCGCCGAGGACAAGCTTCCGGCACACGTGTGGACGGCCGGAGCCGGCAGGTCGGTTGGAGCCCTGATGCATGCCTCTGCTGCGCTCCTCCGAGCGGAACCAGCAGAAGCCCTGCGTTTCGCTGCAGCCGGCGTTGCCGAACTCGGTCAACTCGGGGCTGCCTCCAAGGGTGTGGGAGCTGCCATGCGAGCCACCTTGGAAATAATCACTGCGTGCGCGCACATGGATTCCGGGGACAGGCGCAACGCTCTTGAAGGCATGCGCCAAGCCCGCCTGCGCATCGGCAGGGACCATCTCTTTGCACAACCCCTGGCTGCCTGCATCGCTGTCATTGAGCACACGGCCGCGCTGGTACTGGGGCATGCCGACCATGCCCGGGAGGTCCTGGAATGGGCGGAGGAGCGAATACCAGGAACGGGTGAGCTTTGCCTCCTCCGCGCCCAGGGTCCAGCAGGGATCAGCCGATTCGACGCCGCTGCCGATCGGCTCAAGCCGTTTCACACCGGTGCGGTGAAGCCCGTGCTGGAATGGACCCGGCTCCACGTTAACGTCCTGGAATGCTCCATGGCCATCCGGACCGGACGACGGTCACTTGCCGGCAAAATTCTGGAAGAAGCCCTGCGTCAAGCCGACGACCTGGACGTGCTCCGGCCCTTGGCAATCGCGCCCCACGAGGTCATTGATCTCCTGGTGGAAAGGGCAGGTTCCTACGGACCCCAAGAGACTCTCGCTCAGCGCCTGCTGGTTTTGCGGCCGCCCACCGATGCCCGGCGGGCGCAGGCCTTGACTCCCCGGGAACGGGAAGTCCTCACTCTTCTTCCGTCTCACTTGTCGCAGGAACAGATGGCAGCGGAACTCCACTTGTCCGTGAACACCGTGAAGACGCACGTTCGGATTATCTATTCGAAGCTGGGGGCCGGTTCGCGGCATGACGCGGTGGCCGCAGCCTACAAGAGCGGATATTTGCCGTAGCCGTGACCTCGGAAGACGCCGCTCATCGACCTGGACCTCGGCTACTCAGCCGAATAACAGCCTTTAACTCCTGGATAACCCCCGGAGGGCAGCAAAGAGGCCCCGACCCTGCAGAACCAGCAGCAGCGTCGGGGCCTCTTTGCCATTCAGACGGTTATGCCTTCTTGCGTGTGACCAGTCCCCAAATGATGAGTACCAGCAGTGCGCCGCCGATTGCGAGCAACCACGTGGAAAGCGACCAGAACTCGTTGATGCCTACATTGAAGAGCGCGCTGCCGATCCAACCGCCCAGGACGGCACCCACGATGCCCAGGAGGATCGTGGCGATCCATCCGCCACCCTGCTTGCCGGGCTTGATGGCCTTTGCGATGGCTCCGGCAATCAAACCCAAAACAATCCAACCGATGATTCCCATTTTTCTTTCTCTCTTTCATGAAGAGGCCCCAGTTCGGCATAAGGACGCATGCCGCTATCGGCCTGATTGTTGGCTACCAGCTGAGCCGTCGGAGCATACCGACGGTTTGGCTGGCAGACGGCCTGCCGGCAGGATCGGGGTCTGTCATGGCATGAAGCACCATGGACCAGCGCCGCCGCACCGTGCCGGGAATTCGGGGTTCTCCAAGAGTCCTTGCCACCATGGACTCAAGGGGAGGGCCTGGGAACGCTTTGGTTCCGGTCAGGCATTCGAGGGCAACCAGTCCCAGCGAGTAGATGTCGCTGGCGGTTGTGGACGTTCCGCCGCACACTTCTTCAGGGCTGAGGTAGTGCGGTGTGCCCGAGGACGAGTTGGGCACACCGTGGCGTCCGTTGAGGGCAATTCCGAAGTCGGCCAGTTTAGCGACTCCAGGGCCGCCGGGATCGGACGCGAAGTCCACCAGGATGTTGCCCGGCTTGATGTCGTTGTGGACGATTCCCCTGCGATGAACGTGGGCCAAGGCGCGGGCAACGTCTGTCATCCACGCAGCAGTTTGTTCCGGGGACGCGGGCTTGTCCTGCAGGATCCACCGCAGGTCCTTACCGGCCACCAGCTCCATCACCACGAAGTGGCGGTTGTCCTGACCGACGCCGGCGCCGTCGCCACGGGAGTCGGTGTCACCGGAGTCGAGAATCCTGACGATGTTCCTGTGCCGCAAACGTCCATGGATTTCCAGCTCCCGCCGAAAAGG
This genomic interval from Paenarthrobacter aurescens TC1 contains the following:
- a CDS encoding cardiolipin synthetase (identified by match to protein family HMM PF00614), with product MQGLLNDVDVVALILLALHIVLGSIAAVMVSANRRPSSAIAWVLAIIFIPYLGMVAFLLVGRGKLPKARREKQRAVNELILGRTPGLSAVSHSEEWPAWLRSAVELNLRLGALPMVGGNRAELLEDYKGCFDRMIADIDSATEYVHVEFYILALDPTTTPFFEAMARARARGVAVRVLFDHLAAVRDPTYRDMLRAFEGMGAEWHAMLPLRPFKGQWQRPDLRNHRKLVVVDGRVGYTGSQNLIDVSYNKKSNVRRGLQWHELMVRLEGPVVRELNAVFVTDWYSESETLLPLDTSPVVLGSAPELIDAQILPSGPSFDNDNNLKLYTTLIYKAEHRVSITSPYFVPDEAIQLAIITAASRGLSVELFVSEVGDQAMVYHAQRSYYEVLLRAGVRIYLYKAPQVLHAKHFTVDYDVAVIGSSNMDVRSFSLNMEVSVLVHGRSIVDQMRAVEDSYREASTELLLEDWLRRPVGHVALDNLARLTSSLQ
- a CDS encoding membrane protein DedA family, whose translation is MSAADSGWVYPLGAIFVALSAVFPPIPTTSLFVALGALSATDNLPNGFLLVVAMLAGAVAGDVGAYELVRHRDMANWRILRGPRTQKALHASRERLAKHAASWVLTSRFVPLGRLTMNVASAITPVPRGRFILYSVAAGILWSAYSVGIGALSGLLPGLSTEFAVVVAIAFSLLLGRGISAGVTWYLQLDD
- a CDS encoding putative transcriptional regulator, LuxR family (identified by match to protein family HMM PF00196), whose amino-acid sequence is MDDQGGTRPDLLSLKPTAVPRLPLVLLARSRLVAKLDDTADTVLICAPAGYGKTLLLSQWLEDQAHKVAWLSPNQHNREALWPAMLQALRRSPAIPPGALRQFSGDEEDAVEVLGDLAQELASTGTSVRLVIDGVDGFSSDERERWIPALLNQSGPPIQLALVARDSTAVDAGPARLSGRIVELRSSDLAFSLEEINVLAAKTTTLTGMHQRRELFRQTAGWPACVVLALRYLREAADTEAPLGDIAANNRQLSDYLDHHIIRTLSGEERHVLSSTSVCRVVVAAQANTLAGHRNAGSILSSLADDRDLVESAGSGRKVFLVHPLIRAFFRAELARKQPDELLRFSRIAAQWHEQAGEPEATLRHAMDSADNGLIGEVLERHGASLLGSGEVMQVRRAIAALPDAAFATNPTLCVVAALAHVESRQPTTATRYMAAANRTRADDLPPDLRELQALAKARLSWFNDGWEDQDPQATADYAALRFSRQSDVRIEARMVSVTAALVEGKYGTAENEASAALMEATEAGNAYLAGKVYLKLAATYSMQGQLRRASHFLRLAEDKLPAHVWTAGAGRSVGALMHASAALLRAEPAEALRFAAAGVAELGQLGAASKGVGAAMRATLEIITACAHMDSGDRRNALEGMRQARLRIGRDHLFAQPLAACIAVIEHTAALVLGHADHAREVLEWAEERIPGTGELCLLRAQGPAGISRFDAAADRLKPFHTGAVKPVLEWTRLHVNVLECSMAIRTGRRSLAGKILEEALRQADDLDVLRPLAIAPHEVIDLLVERAGSYGPQETLAQRLLVLRPPTDARRAQALTPREREVLTLLPSHLSQEQMAAELHLSVNTVKTHVRIIYSKLGAGSRHDAVAAAYKSGYLP
- a CDS encoding putative integral membrane protein, whose protein sequence is MGIIGWIVLGLIAGAIAKAIKPGKQGGGWIATILLGIVGAVLGGWIGSALFNVGINEFWSLSTWLLAIGGALLVLIIWGLVTRKKA
- a CDS encoding putative protein kinase domain protein (identified by match to protein family HMM PF00069), with amino-acid sequence MHQDVLLGGRYRLGAQLGGGSEAYVNEAWDLLSGKTVAVKIFRSTNSLDNAPFRRELEIHGRLRHRNIVRILDSGDTDSRGDGAGVGQDNRHFVVMELVAGKDLRWILQDKPASPEQTAAWMTDVARALAHVHRRGIVHNDIKPGNILVDFASDPGGPGVAKLADFGIALNGRHGVPNSSSGTPHYLSPEEVCGGTSTTASDIYSLGLVALECLTGTKAFPGPPLESMVARTLGEPRIPGTVRRRWSMVLHAMTDPDPAGRPSASQTVGMLRRLSW